From the Octopus sinensis linkage group LG3, ASM634580v1, whole genome shotgun sequence genome, the window cgaaatgcatagctgtattttgtctgccattacgttctgagttcaaattccaccgaggtcgactttgcctttcatcctttcggggtcgattaaataagtaccagttatgcactggggtcgatataatcaacttaatccgtttgtctgtcctctctgtgtttagccccttgtgggtagtaaagaaataggtattttgtcctgttttacattctgagttcaaattttaccaagatcaacattgcctttcattcctcttggggttgataaaacaagtatcagttgatcactggggttgatgtaattgacttacccctcccccaaaattgctatcttgtgccaaaatttgaaatcaatattgtagaAAGCATAAGTCCTTgttttgacttttttttctttttgttacagtttatattattatacatacatttacttttttttttaccttctctaGCTGGCGCAGTCCCTGCAGTTTATGCTGCAAAAACAGTTGTGCATGAATTTGTTGCTTCAATGAGTGCATCAGCAGATGTTCTGGCTCTTGCTAAAATTGAAGTAAAGCTTTCTGATATCCCAGAAGGTAAAAACGTCACCTTCAAGTGGAGAGGTAAGCCTTTATTTGTGAGACATCGCACTGAAGAAGAAATTGCTACAGAAGCAGCTGTTGATATGCAAAGTTTGCGAGACCCTCAACATGATTCAGATCGTGCTGAAAAACCAGACTGGTTAGTTGTGATAGGTGTTTGCACACATTTAGGTAATGTACCTCTTTtagctaatatttttatttttatgaatattatgtTTTATCGTTCTCTTAAAAAGTCAAAGCATGATTTTATAGTTTCGTTTTTACAAATTTGAGATTTAGCTATAAATAGATTGATGCTCACTGAATTATCAAATACAGATTTTATTTTTGGGCTAATAAATGAAATTTGTCTTCATTGTAAATCAGCTAATAATGCTTATCCTAATTTTTTATCTATATAATTTGCAAACAGTTGCGTGATTGGCTACAGGTTTCCAATAGGGCAATCATTCATTTGAAAAGTACTGGTTTTCTGCTAATATTTACATCTTGTccaacagtaaaatatataaatgtacataatagaTATGACATCTTCTGCAtagttttcatttaccatatcCTGCTCAGAGGGCATTGGTTGATTCAGAGCTGCACTAATATAGAATGCaataaaatgaaacacaaaaCGAAAAGGTTGTACAGTGAACTTAACTTTACAATCAGTCACAAATTGAAATAGAGATTTTAATGAAACACTTTTGGTtgtgcgtaaaaagcacccagcacactctgtttaggaagggcatctagctgtcgaaaccatgccacaacagacactTGGAGTCAGGACAGCTCTCTCTAGCCAGTTCCAACCCATAATTCAAaaccatggaaagtggatgtttgatgatgacgacgacgatgtgtGCGCATTAGTCTCTTAGCTTTgatattgtgtgatagttgtcAACAAATATTACCATTTATTCAAGTGGTGCCCTTCATTGCTaatctgtgaaaacatgtttagccatggagaaatattactttctttggaaacatgtgagggttggtgacaggaagggcatccagctatggaaaatctgcctcaacatattcaataatgatgatgatgaagctcattaaaaaaaatatatactttctgGATTAGAATATTGCTAGtttgttaattacaaaaataattcaaaactaatggatttaatttttctttgcaGGTTGTGTACCCCTAGCCAATGTAGGAGACTTTGGTGGATATTATTGTCCCTGCCATGGCTCTCATTATGATGCTTCTGGAAGAATTCGTAAAGGTCCTGCACCATTGAATCTGGAAgttccaccatatatatacaaagacgaaTCTACCTTAGTTGTTGGTTAATGTAGATTCAGTTTagttaatttaaaagaaatgaatGTGCAGTTTATAATTTGATATTCATCAAAGCCCTGCCACTTTAGACTGTTacacatgcaaaaataaataaataaataaataaaactaattttgttctttttaatgaattttcaatttcattctaATTAAATTTACTCCTGTAAATTGAGTGTAGAGTTAAAAATAGCTTGTAgacaatttgaaattattttatttttctttttagctaAAAGTTCAGTGTAAAAATATATCAACAGTTCAGTAGAGTAttactttaaccttttagcatttaaaccagctatatctggcTGAAGTATTCTACCTTGTTTTTATGTCCAAACTCGGCCCCCTCACACATGCCCTATTATGTCactctaaaattaaacaatcacatcatcaaaatcttgaagctgtaagataatgcatgataattCAAaactgtgtgaataaatataggcgttggagtggttgtgtggtaagtagcttgcttacaaaccacatggttccgggttcagtcccactgtgtggcaccttgggcaagtgtcttctactatagcctcaggccaaccaaagccttgtgagtggatttggtagatggaaactgaaagaagcccgtcgtatatatatatatatatatatatatgtttgtgtgtctgtgtttgtccccccaacatcgcttgacaaccaatgctggtgtgtttacgtccctgtaacttagcggtttggcaaagagaccgatagaataagtactaggcttacaaagaataagccctggggatgatttgcttgactaaaggtggtgctccagcatggccacagtcaaatggctgaaacaagtaaaagagttaagagtaaataaacattacacttgacagagtaaCCCTGAGCGCTAAAAGGTTAAAAAGTGTTGTGGGGCTATTGCGTACACTATCAGATTTTTGTATTGTCATTAGTGTTACACCTCTGAACAAGGCATCAAGCTTGGGCTCGTGTGGAGTAACATGCTGGCACttgtcagttatgatgacaagagTTCCagatgatctgatcaatggaacatctTGCTTGTTAAATTAATGTACaaatgactgagcactccacagacacgtgtatccttaatgtagttctcggggatatagAGTGCGACACATTATGTGATAagactggtcctttgaaatacaggtacaaattgttttttgccagctgagtgaaccggagcaatAGGAAATAAGTGTCTCTTACTCATGGACACAATGCActaccgggaattgaactcacgattgtAATTTAATCTCTAaatgtgaaaaattggatatattTTTAGTTGTAGACAAGAGTTAAAAGCATAGTCTGGAGAACtttggtttactcttttacttgtttcagtcatttgactgcggccatgctggagcagcgcctttagttgagcaaatcaaccccgggacttattctttgtaagcccagtacttattctattggtctgttttgccgaactgctaagtgacggggatgtaaacacaccagcatcggttgtcaagcaatgctagggggacaaacacacacatacatatatacgacaggcttctttcagtttccgtctcccaaatccactcacaaggcattggtcggcccggggctatagcagaagacatttgcccaagatgccacgcagtgggactgaacccggagctatgtggttggttagcaagctacttaccacacagccactcctgcgcctgtctgcAATTTTATTTCAACAAGAAGAGCAGATAAGTTATTCTTACAGAAACAATTGTCTTAGATAACGCATCTCACCTATGCAAGGATGGGTGTAAAAATTCTTTACAtagaaacaaatcaacactgaatttaaatgattaaatttacatttggttttgtttctatttttctcaTTCTATGACTGATTCTCCATACTGGTATAGCATTTTTAAAGGTCAGAAAAGAAGCTGCACCCATTACCTCTTATAGGTTCTTTTAATCTGACAAGGTAGATGCAATTTAATGACCAAGTGAAACTTGACGGGAAAGAAGTCTAAGGAAGAGGTTCGAAAAGACTGTATTTGGTcatcctagaaagttaccctccaaagcacaagttcaggaaaggttgtttatggaagaccagcagtcacccatgcataccactgatgttattcaaaggaaaggcaaaggccaataaaGCTTGGCaccatttttacagctgaatgaactggagcaatgtaaaatgaagtgtctttttcaagaacacaatacacagcctggtccgggaactGAACTCattacctcgtgattgtgagcccgatgttctaaccactgagtcaaaGGATTAAGAGTAAAAACGGGTAGCTCTAAGGATGGTGTGTCTGCAAAATACAGTAAAGTATATTAAGTGAATCCATGCCAATCAATTGAATGTTTATTTGTGCAGTATTGCTATcctaatggaggcgcaatggcccagtggttagggcagcggactcgcggtttcgattcccagaccgggcgttgtgagtgtttattgagcgaaaccacctaaagctccacgaggctccggcaggggatggtggtgatccctgctgtactctttcaccacaactttctctcactctcacttcctgtttctgttgtacctgtatttcaaagggccggccatgtcactctctgtgtcacgctgaatatccccgagaactacgttaagggtacacgtgtctgtggagtgctcagccacttacacgttaatttcacgagcaggctgttccgttgattcgggtcaaccggaaccctcgtcgtcgtaaccgacggagtgcttccaccattgcTATCCTAGGTGTGAAAGTATAATTACAtgtggggttagattttatattttattcataagtTAAATTACAACAATGTAGTGTTAGCAAaagaattcttttctactctaggcacaaggtctgaaatttttggggagtggggccagttgattaaatcaactccagtacacaactggtactttatcgagccctgaaaggatgaaaggcaaagtcaacttcggcagaatttgaactcagaatgtaaagacagacgaaacaccgctaaagcattttgcctggtgtgctaacgtttctgccagcttgccgcctttgttaGCATAAGAATTTTTTGGTTTTAGTTATAGAATATATCTCCCAGTAGGAAATAAGTTTCTTGTGAAGACATAATAAAATGAGAAGagttgtttgtattttattttacagtgTTACAAATATAGATGGAGGAGTGGTAAGACtttaatgaggagaaaaaaataaattaaaatttgtccACTAGTTGCAATATTCGGCTTTGTTCTGCTTCTTTACTCTCGGCATCTTTGGCAGTTCCTATATTTCCAGCATATtctgaaatgaaaatatgtatatttatagatttttaaacatacatgtatataaatacaaggcTAATTGTGGAGAGAACatttaattaaaatgacagatttgGATTCAAAATGGAGTATTCAAATTTGTTTTGATAAAGCATCTGCCTAGCTTGGCAAAGGTTTGTTGCAAACAACTGTCACTTTGATGCAATGCAGTAAATTTGCTTTGAGAGTCTACATGGTTGGTCAACTtctcagaaatagcagccaagaacACTGGATCATGTGATCTGAAGTACATATTTAAAGAGAAAAGGATAGGGTGACCAAGGTTGGAGTTGTTTTGTTCACAGGTTTGCTAGATCAAAGGCTGATATGATATAAATTTCTtgcattataaaaaaaatgtgtaatatGTGGtacttttaaaatttaacttcatttattattcagaaccataccaaaacaccatgctggtgccatgtcaaaagcacctagtctactctgtaaagtggttggcattaggaagggcatccagctgtaaaaaccatgccaaaatacaGTGGCAGTTGGTGCTAGCCTctggcttgtcagctcctgtcaagccagcatggaaaatgaaagtTAAATGGTTTGGATTGTGTAGTGAAAACAGAcactacaaaatatttattaaattctgACAATATAATATACTGGACTCCAAAAACATACAATAATTAAGATAAAGGAAAtctgaaaggaagagaaaataaaaagtggTTGGAATTTACCTCTCATAATGTTGCGAATAGTTTTCAAAGAGCCTCCTCTCATGTTTAGAATCTGCATTACTCTTTGTTTTACCTGTTTAGAGTAATTTGTAGGAAATTAAAAAATCACTCATATGTGTAATTAAAGGAAAAAGTAGCACATTTTACGATTAGTAAATGAAGAACTATAAGATTACTTGTAGATGTCTTATTTGATACACTGGCAATTGTACAGATAAATGCCAGATTTAAGAATGTGTTTAGGAATTGCATTCATTATATACACTCTAGGTTTTTACAGTACTAAACAGTGCTTGGTACAATAAGAAAGGAAATTTGTATATCAAGCATGAATCATTGAAAATATGCAAATTTGTCTGCACTGTAGGAGATATTTGATTTTCAGAGTTGGAATTGATAAGCTCTGACACAAAGAGAATTGAGTTATAAAGTTATGTCCTGTAAATCAATAGAGCCAACATTGGTTATGAGTTTCCATAGTGTCTGCTGATGTAATGTGAACTGGTTTCAAATTGGGTTTGACTTAACCATCAACAATAAGTGTGGCTGCTGTTCTAGACACAAAATCATTCTAGAGGGCCACTTAACTATTGTTTGGTATCCACTGAATATATTATTGTCATCAAGTTAGTGATTCAAAGAGTGGATTGTTATAGTAATTTTCAATGGACACAGTACTGCAGAGGTGACACAAATAAACAGGCTGCCAATTCTAACTCAAAGGCCAACATATTGAGCATATTGGCAATAGGTTTAAATCTTGATTTTAAAGTAACCAGCAAATATATCAGTAGCTTCACTGCTTTCTGTCACTAATTTTACCTaaagattataataatatatagaaatgtctcttttacttgtttcagtcatgaaacagtggccatgctggggcactgttttagttgaacaaatagaccccagtacttattttcttaagcctggtatatgttctatcagtatcttttgttgaagtgcaaagttacagggatgtaaacaaaccaacactggttgtcagttggtggagagggacaaacacacacacatataatgggctcctttcagtttctgtcttttccaaatccacccacaaggctttggtcagcctggggcagcagtagagaacacttgcccaaatCTGGGAACTGTAAGATTCATGAGCAATGATCAACTTAACCCCCCTCTGGGGTGAATGCTGTTACAAGACAAGAAGATGATGGTGTCGCAtaaaattaatctatatttttactTTGCTAATTTTGAGAAAGTTATCAATATTATTCTTCATTGCATATTAACAATtatgtttaaaataaagaaagagtggctgtgtggtaagtagcttgctaaccaaccacatggttccgggttcagtcccactgcgtggcatcttgggcaagtgtcttctgctatagccccgggccgaccaatgccttgtgagtggatttggtagacggaaactgaaagaagcctgtcgtatatatgtatatatatatataagtgtgtgtgtctgtgtttgtccccctagcattgcttgacaactgatgctggtgtgtttacgtccccgtcacttagcggttcggcaaaagagaccgatagaataagtactgggcttacaaagaataagtcccggggttgatttgctcgactaaaggcggtgctccagcatggccacagtcaaatgactgaaacaagtaaaagagtaaaaagtgagAACTTACAGAAGATGCACCACTTGCACAAATTTCCAACATAATGCAGTCTATCAACTGAAGTGTGAACAAGCCTGCTTCAAGTCGACGTAGATAGAACTGATCTTCATGATCTTCATCTAATTCttcattcatttccattattctctgtaaagataaacattacaTTGATATTCCATATGACAATGCTTTATGTCTTaaactttttttacatttttaaaacacCATTACGTAACATtacattctttaaatttttttttacattaaaaattttttactttctctGATGAGACAAAGAAAATGAGTGTAACAGGATGGTAATTTACGATGAATGTGTATATTTAGTTTTAACTAAGCCTGAACAATCCAGGTTTCTGAAAAAAAGAGATCTGTGAAATTTTAAGTCACATGGAGCCAAATTGTTctaaataataacactaatatttatatatatatatatatatataatattaattagagacgatatatatatatatatatttgaccacacagcgatgatcatagcaagcaagctaagaattctcatttcatttcttccgactcttgtactacacacatacattagccgctaacccttaaatgttcgaatctattcactaattctgcttgttcttaaaatataaccctttAATTTGTTTAACCCCTCGGTACCAAGTTAATTTGTTCGTTACTCTGTTCATTTCTTCAAACCCCGATTGTTTTAAGTCTACTGTCCCCAATCAAAATCTTCGCAGCCCGCCATTCGTTCGCGGttcgcccgccctcccacccccaccacccataCCGGAGAACACTCTGTTTACACCATCCTCACCGGATATCCcctctaccaccgccaccactacgtgtgtctgttcctcctacccctcctcctcaatATACTTTCTCACTATGTATTTTACCCCTGCCTCTCTTCCCCTGGACAGAAGCAGCTAGCGCTGCAGCTCATCAAACGTCCCACTTAACCTGTTATCTTATGTTCCTCCTGTTTTGAAATGtgtcactgcctcaaccggctatctccttccagccccctcccccactcgtgatatcctacgttttacttcctacttttcattctgtctagaacctgccaccaaccctacctgtcatcgtttctctttaccccaaaccttccccactggtgctcccctatattacatgcaccccccactctctctccctctctcctctctgccgGAACCCTCCCCCCCTGCAACGAAAAAAGGcaataaccgatcgtggccgatgccagacccctctggcacctgtgcaggtggcacgtaaaaagcacccactacactcgcggagtggttggcgttaggaagggcatccagctgtagaaacactgccagatcagactggagcctggggcagtccctgctCCCCAggccccggtcaaaccgtccaacccgtgctagcgcggaaaacggacgttaaacgatgattatgatgatgatgatgatgatatatatatacacacacatataaataacaacagatggataatGTGTCAAATCACTATAGCTGTTTCCAACGAATTTTCAATTGATTAATGAAGACATTACatcattaggaaaaaaaaaaccttttaaccAGGTGAATACTTGAACCATAACATTCAAAATCCAATGGGATGTGCATCTTTATGATTCTGTAACCCTTGCCCATACTTTGGTATccgcatatatattcatctatttttgttGTGTACACGTTTTACTGTTTGACCCAACCTGGTGTCTTACCATTGAAGAGCCTGATTCAATTGAATCCTGATCtatcacatgtatgtgtatacacacacacacacatataagacccGTCCTCCacaacagaagtgttaaggccacaTCACccggtgaagaggattggcctgcaagagtcttgtgctggtgtcatgttaaAATCACCCAACACACACTGTAAAGAGGTTgccattaggaagagcatccagccgtagaaatcaagccaaaggagactggaacctggtgctgctTGCCAACCCcggtcaaatcatctaacccatgccagcatggaaaatggacattaaaggatataatgacaataatgaaattattgtgtatagtgctcaggtgcactacaactcatcaaagttgcatgtacagtacataaaattatgtacaaaagtcaggaaagtgaacagtgtatgagtcatgatatacatgtgtgcatacgtatggaggggaggatatcaggtgtagcgttggcaaatttcaggaagcatggaggttttaaaggatgcaatgtttcAGCAACTatcaactgatgcaggtagtttgttccttgcttcagcaactctgagtgtgaaaaagtTTCCAaatgtcatgggagctgtgcagttttctgactttgtaggcatgcctacatgtgttagacacatggagctcaaaaaagtactcaaggtggttgttggcatGATGGTTAATGATTTTGTGGGTGTTtatcaagtcagttgccagatgtcGGAGCTTCAATGTATTTATGCCTAGGGAAGCAAggcattcagagtatggtagatgcttgatggagggtattcacttggttgcatgtctctgaacagtttccaggaggtcactgttctgagcaagataggggttccagactggtaaTGCAAATTCCAAGTATGGCTGCACCATACCcatatacagctttaaatagatggctggagagtggCAGACAAAgctcttgctgagtgatgccaagacaccctcagttttcttgatgatgatgatatacatacatacacattcataaagagaatactttttttttactataaatcaCAATATAAGATTTGTATAAATGACTTACatgtttttctttctcaatttgaTCATCAACACGATGTACCTTTTCCAAATATTTGAAATGTAATTCCAATAATCGTTCAACctgaaaaaaataacatataacaTGTGATTGTACTGACAAAGTTGATATTTCTCAccaaatgattttctttttacattgtgGCAAAATTCTACTAGATATAACAACAATCAAATGAAAGtgtagaaagaattaaaaaatgttaCTAGAAATCTGATACAAACAAACTAAAATATCTAC encodes:
- the LOC115209855 gene encoding cytochrome b-c1 complex subunit Rieske, mitochondrial, whose product is MLGAIPRGLGSASKQVVSHVNRYIIPEFHLPKGSGIIVAEPVAALTNYSLSKLIPNKPLAASHGVTAKTQVRFAHTDIQVPDFSEYRRDSVKNCKKSSKESDISRKGFTYLIAAAGAVPAVYAAKTVVHEFVASMSASADVLALAKIEVKLSDIPEGKNVTFKWRGKPLFVRHRTEEEIATEAAVDMQSLRDPQHDSDRAEKPDWLVVIGVCTHLGCVPLANVGDFGGYYCPCHGSHYDASGRIRKGPAPLNLEVPPYIYKDESTLVVG